The DNA window TTGTAATAAACCTATTCTATTATTAGAAGGTTTCTTTAATAAAGAAGAATTATATTTTATTTATAAATATTTTTTAACTATTACAATACATAATAAATGGCAACTTAATAGTTTAATTAAATATAAATCAAAATATCCTATTAATATATACATAAAAATTAATACTGGGATGAATAGATTAGGATTTCCCGTAAAAGATGTTATCCCAATAATAAATATTATTAAAAATAAAATTAATGTTTATAACATAACTCTAATGACTCATTTTGCTGATGCTTCTCAAAATTCTTATTTTGTAAAAAAACAAATAAATAATATTAAAAAAAATATTAATGTTTATCATAATTTTCCATGTTCATTCGCAAATTCTGCAGCAATATTATGGCATTCATATAGTTATTATGATTGGATAAGAACTGGAGTTATTTTATATGGAGCTTCACCAACAGGTGATTGGAAAGATATTTCTAAAAAAAAAATACAACCAGTAATGACATTAAAAAGTAAAATAATATCTATTCAAAAAATATATCCAGGAGATACAATAGGATATAATTGTAGATATTATACAAAAAAAAAACATAGAATAGGTATTGTTGCATGTGGTTACGCTGATGGTTATCCTCGAAACATTAATAATAAAACATATGTTTTAATTAAAGGTATTAAAACATTAATATTAGGTAATGTATCTATGGATATGATTGTAATAGATTTAACAAATATACCAACAGCTAAAATAGGTAGTTCAGTAGAATTATGGGGAGAAAATATTAAAATAGATGATATTGCTAAATCTTCCAATACTATTGGATATGAATTAATGTGTTCTGTATCTAAAAGAGTACCTAGAATTTTAAAATAATTTTTTAATATTTAAAGACTGAAAAATAAAAAAATAACAAATTTTATATTTACTTTTTTAGTATTTTTTTTAAATTATTTATATTTATTCTAAAAAATAATGGTTTAAATTTATTAATTTTTCTATTAATTAAAGGTAATTTAATTTCATTTAAACATAATTTTTTTTTTAAAAATAATTCTGTTTTTTTAGATAAAATAGGCATAATTGGTTTTATATATATCATTATTACACGAAACATATTAATACCTAAAGAACAAATACTATGAACTTTTTTTTTTTTTAAATTATCTTTAATTAATAACCATGGTTTATATTTATCAATATAATAATTAGCTTTATCTGATAAAATTATTATTTGTTTAATAACATGACTAAATTTACCTTGCATAAAATATTCATGAATAATTTCAGATTTTTTAACAAATTTTAAATATAAAGACATATTAATACTTTTAGATAAACTATCATTAAAATAATTGTTAATAAAATATGCATTTCTTGAAGCTAAATTAACAATTTTATTTACAATATCACTATTTATTTTAAACATAAAATCATAAAAATTAAAATTAATATCATTAATATCAGATGATAATTTAGAAGCATAATAGTAACGTAAACTATCAGAATCTACAAAATTTAACCATTGTTTTGCGGTAATAAAATTACCTTTAGATTTAGACATTTTAGATCCGTTTAATGTTACATGACCATGAACAAATAATTTAGTAGGTTTTCTAAAATTACTTCCTTCTAATATTGCAGGCCAAAATAAACTATGAAAATAAATAATATCTTTTCCAATAAAATGATATAATTCTGTATTTGAATCTCTTTTCCACCATTCATAAAAATTAATTTTTTTATTATCACATAAATTTTTAAAAGTACTCATGTAACCTATTGGAGCATCTAACCATACATAAAAATATTTGTTAATAGAATTAGGTATTTTAAAACCAAAATATGGACCATCTCTAGTTATATCCCATTTTTTTAAACCTAGAATGAACCATTCATATATCTTATTTTTTACTTTTTTATTTAAAACACTAGAATAAATCCAATTTTTTAAAAAATTATTAAATTGAGGTAAATCAAAAAAAAAATGTTCAGAATTACATAATATAGGAGTTGTATTAGATAAAATAGAAATTGGAGTAATTAAATCTATAGATGAATAAGTTGCTCCACAATTTTCACAATTATCACCATATTGATCTATAGATTTACAATTAGGACATAATCCTTTTACAAATCTATCAGGTAAAAAAATATTATGAACAAAATCGTATAATTGTTTAATAATTTTTTTCTTAATAAAATTTCGTTTTTTTAAACGATTAAAAATTAATTTAGAAAAAAAAAAGTTTTCATTACTATGTGTAGTATAATAGTTATCATAACTAATATTAAATTTTTTTAAATCTGTAATATGTTCATAATATATTTTATTAATTAAATCTTCAGGACTTATATTTAAGTCTCGAGCTTTTAACATAACAGGAGTACCATGTGCATCATCAGCACAAATAAAAAATATTTTATTCCCACACATACGATGATATCTAACCCAAATATCTGCTTGTATATGTTCTAACATATGACCTAAATGAATACTACCATTAGAATAAGGTAAAGCACATGTAACTAGTATTTTTTTTTTTAATAACATATTATCTTACTTATTATATTTTTATCTAAATAATAAAACTTATTTAATTTTTTAAAAATATTTTAATAAAAGAGTTTTATTATAATATTATTACAAATAGGATACAATAAATATAAAGAAAATATTAAATATAAATAACAAAAAACATCTTCATTAAGTAATTTTTTTGTAATAAGGGGTAATCTAAATTTTTTTTTATACGGCCATAATAATGGCACCCCAGATGGAGTTAATATATCTGCAATAATATGACTACAATAACCTATAATTAAACCTAATCTAACATCAAAAATATGATTTAATTTTAAATTAATAGAAAAAATAAT is part of the Enterobacteriaceae endosymbiont of Donacia fulgens genome and encodes:
- the metG gene encoding methionine--tRNA ligase, whose translation is MLLKKKILVTCALPYSNGSIHLGHMLEHIQADIWVRYHRMCGNKIFFICADDAHGTPVMLKARDLNISPEDLINKIYYEHITDLKKFNISYDNYYTTHSNENFFFSKLIFNRLKKRNFIKKKIIKQLYDFVHNIFLPDRFVKGLCPNCKSIDQYGDNCENCGATYSSIDLITPISILSNTTPILCNSEHFFFDLPQFNNFLKNWIYSSVLNKKVKNKIYEWFILGLKKWDITRDGPYFGFKIPNSINKYFYVWLDAPIGYMSTFKNLCDNKKINFYEWWKRDSNTELYHFIGKDIIYFHSLFWPAILEGSNFRKPTKLFVHGHVTLNGSKMSKSKGNFITAKQWLNFVDSDSLRYYYASKLSSDINDINFNFYDFMFKINSDIVNKIVNLASRNAYFINNYFNDSLSKSINMSLYLKFVKKSEIIHEYFMQGKFSHVIKQIIILSDKANYYIDKYKPWLLIKDNLKKKKVHSICSLGINMFRVIMIYIKPIMPILSKKTELFLKKKLCLNEIKLPLINRKINKFKPLFFRININNLKKILKK
- the alr gene encoding alanine racemase; this encodes MVRPICAIINSNALKNNLKIIKNIAYKSKVWSVLKADAYGHGIKNIYPIIKNNSDGFAILTLDEAIILRKNGCNKPILLLEGFFNKEELYFIYKYFLTITIHNKWQLNSLIKYKSKYPINIYIKINTGMNRLGFPVKDVIPIINIIKNKINVYNITLMTHFADASQNSYFVKKQINNIKKNINVYHNFPCSFANSAAILWHSYSYYDWIRTGVILYGASPTGDWKDISKKKIQPVMTLKSKIISIQKIYPGDTIGYNCRYYTKKKHRIGIVACGYADGYPRNINNKTYVLIKGIKTLILGNVSMDMIVIDLTNIPTAKIGSSVELWGENIKIDDIAKSSNTIGYELMCSVSKRVPRILK
- a CDS encoding metal-dependent hydrolase, translated to MTVKGHIIFTITSSILIQHFIFSKIMYHDDWWRIIPVSIITCLLPDIDNPKSILGRQIKMLSYLINKIFGHRGFTHSLLSILSFGFIIFSINLKLNHIFDVRLGLIIGYCSHIIADILTPSGVPLLWPYKKKFRLPLITKKLLNEDVFCYLYLIFSLYLLYPICNNIIIKLFY